The sequence ACAGACATGCTGGTGCTACAACCACATTTGTATAAACAGGGCAAAAAACCGCTGTACGTATTCGCTGTCATCTTTTTCATCCTGGTAATAGGTACTATCCGATCCTATGGAAGTTGGTATTTTTACAATTATTACTTTACCGAAAAACCGGAAGAAAAATTTAGCCCGGACATGATCGTGAGCTCTGTCATGGGTATGACCATCGTATACTTTATGGGCTTTCCCATCAGAATGACCATGGCCTACTTTAAACTCCGCAAGCAAACTGCCTCGTTGCTACTTGAAAAGAGTCAGGCAGAACTGAACCTCCTGAAATCCAAAGTACAACCACACTTTCTCTTCAATACCCTAAACAATATTTATTACGAAGCTTACCTTGAAGCTCCCCGCACCGCCCTGCTCATTGAAAAACTGGCAGAAATGATGCGCTACTTTATGGAAGAAAGTCCCCGGGAAAAAGTGATGCTGGAAACGGAAGTCCGGTTCATCGAAAACTACATCGGTCTGGAACGGATCCGGGTGCGTCACGACATTCAACTCGACTTTAATATGGAATACGACGGACAACTGATGATCCCTCCCATGCTCCTCATCACCTTTGTCGAGAATATTTTCAAACATGGAATTGACAAATGTGCCAATGAAAACAAAATCAGTATCTCCCTGACCACTAACAGTGAACACCTGCTGTTTGAAGCCGTCAACCACATCCCTGATTATCAAAGCGCTGTCAAAGCCGGTCTGGGGTTAAAAAACCTGACACACAGGCTGGATATTCTGTATGGCCATAAAGCCCAACTGGTATGTGGATCCAAAGATGGTACCTACACCGCCTCCTTAAAAATCCCACTTATATGAAACTGAACTGCATCATCACCGACGACGAGCCCAATGCCGTCAGTCTGCTGGAAGTCCTCATTTGCCAAACCACCGACTGGCAGATTGTGGCCAAATGTTTTAACGGACTGGAAGCCCTGCAGGCGGTAAAACAGCATAAAACAGATCTCATCTTCCTGGATATCAACATGCCCCTGCTGGATGGCATG is a genomic window of Chitinophaga sp. LS1 containing:
- a CDS encoding sensor histidine kinase; amino-acid sequence: MERVIFNFNLRQLQWLGWGLICIFLFTSLLSMNTWQHATFFSLYYTSFYAIVIYTDMLVLQPHLYKQGKKPLYVFAVIFFILVIGTIRSYGSWYFYNYYFTEKPEEKFSPDMIVSSVMGMTIVYFMGFPIRMTMAYFKLRKQTASLLLEKSQAELNLLKSKVQPHFLFNTLNNIYYEAYLEAPRTALLIEKLAEMMRYFMEESPREKVMLETEVRFIENYIGLERIRVRHDIQLDFNMEYDGQLMIPPMLLITFVENIFKHGIDKCANENKISISLTTNSEHLLFEAVNHIPDYQSAVKAGLGLKNLTHRLDILYGHKAQLVCGSKDGTYTASLKIPLI